In Piliocolobus tephrosceles isolate RC106 chromosome 4, ASM277652v3, whole genome shotgun sequence, the following are encoded in one genomic region:
- the ANKRD34B gene encoding ankyrin repeat domain-containing protein 34B, whose amino-acid sequence MDEGMEISSEGNSLIKAVHQSRLRLTRLLLEGGAYINESNDRGETPLMIACKTKHVDHQSVSKAKMVKYLLENNADPNIQDKSGKTALMHACLEKAGPEVVSLLLKSGADLSLQDHSSYSALVYAINSEDTETLKVLLSACKAKGKEVIIITTAKSPCGKHTTKQYLNMPPVDIDGCHSPATCTTPSEIDIKTASSPLSHSSETELTLFSFKDLELTGSNDDTWDPGSPVRKPALAPKGPKLPQAPPWIKSPPSLMHQNRVASLQEELQDITPEEELSYKTNGLALSKRFITRHQSIDVKDTAHLLRAFDQASSRKMSYDEINYQSCLSEGNQQCIEVPADQDPDSNQTIFTSTLRSIVQKRNLGANHYSSDSQLSAGLTPPNLEDGKALVGKKKILSPSPSQLSEPKELLENIPPGPLSRRNHAVLERRGSGAFPLDHSVTQTRQGFLPPLNVNSHPPISDINVNNKICSLLSCGQKVLMPTVPIFPKEFKSKKMLLRRQSLQTEQIKQLVNF is encoded by the coding sequence ATGGATGAAGGTATGGAAATTTCAAGTGAAGGAAATTCCTTGATCAAAGCAGTCCATCAGAGCCGGCTTCGCCTCACAAGACTTTTGCTAGAAGGCGGTGCCTACATTAATGAGAGCAACGACCGTGGGGAAACCCCTTTAATGATCGCTTGTAAGACCAAACATGTGGATCACCAGAGTGTCAGTaaagccaaaatggtgaaatacCTGTTAGAGAACAATGCTGATCCCAACATACAGGACAAATCTGGGAAAACGGCTTTGATGCATGCTTGCTTAGAAAAAGCTGGCCCTGAAGTtgtttccttgctcctcaagagTGGGGCTGACCTCAGCTTGCAAGACCATTCTAGTTACTCAGCTCTTGTTTATGCTATAAATTCAGAAGATACAGAGACCCTGAAAGTTCTTCTTAGTGCTTGCAAGGCAAAAGGGAAAGAGGTGATCATCATCACAACAGCAAAGTCGCCCTGTGGGAAGCATACTACTAAACAGTACTTAAATATGCCTCCTGTGGATATAGATGGGTGTCATTCCCCAGCTACCTGCACCACTCCTTCAGAAATAGACATCAAAACTGCCTCATCACCACTTTCACATTCTTCTGAAACAGAACTGACACTTTTTAGTTTTAAAGATCTTGAGCTCACTGGAAGCAATGATGATACCTGGGACCCAGGTTCCCCTGTGAGGAAACCTGCTCTGGCCCCTAAAGGGCCCAAGCTCCCCCAGGCTCCACCCTGGATCAAgagtcctccatcattaatgcacCAGAACAGAGTGGCTTCATTGCAAGAGGAGCTCCAGGATATTACACCAGAGGAAGAATTATCCTATAAAACCAATGGGCTGGCACTTTCCAAGCGGTTCATCACTAGGCACCAAAGCATTGATGTAAAAGACACTGCACATTTGCTAAGAGCCTTTGATCAGGCCAGCTCAAGGAAGATGTCatatgatgaaataaattatCAATCTTGTCTTTCAGAAGGAAATCAGCAATGCATTGAAGTCCCTGCTGACCAGGACCCAGATTCTAACCAGACAATATTTACTTCCACCTTAAGAAGTATTGTTCAAAAAAGAAACTTGGGGGCAAATCACTACAGCTCTGATTCCCAGCTCTCAGCTGGCCTTACCCCTCCAAATTTAGAAGATGGCAAAGCACttgtaggaaagaaaaagatcctCTCACCATCTCCTTCCCAATTGTCAGAGCCCAAAGAATTGTTGGAGAATATCCCCCCAGGTCCCCTGAGCAGGAGAAACCATGCAGTTTTAGAAAGGCGAGGTTCAGGAGCTTTCCCTTTAGATCACAGTGTTACCCAAACCAGACAAGGGTTTCTCCCACCCTTAAATGTAAATTCTCACCCTCCCATCTCAGATATCAATGTCAACAACAAGATTTGCAGCCTTCTTTCTTGTGGTCAAAAAGTGCTTATGCCAACAGTTCCGATTTTCCCTAAAGAAttcaaaagtaagaaaatgttGTTAAGGAGACAATCGTTGCAAACTGAACAAATTAAGCAATTAGTAAACTTTTAG